A stretch of DNA from Oryza brachyantha chromosome 4, ObraRS2, whole genome shotgun sequence:
tgcggcggcccggccggggcACGGGTGGGGCGCGGGCGgaagcgagcggcggcgcggtggtgtGGCCGGCGGGTGGCGGACGGCGATGCGGCGCTGGAGGGCGAAGGGCGACACAAGGAGGATGGGACGGCGTGTTGGTAATCTACGATCTCGTTAACAACCAACCGTTTTGATAACTATATCTGTTTTTGGCATGTAAAATTTGGCTAACTGTtggagataaaataatttttcgtttgcCATATTGTTTACCGAGTTGCTAAAACAGCAGATTTggcaaactattttttctaattgttAGAGTTGCTCTTACAATTTAAAGAATGAGAAAATAGTCAATCAATAAAGTTAAAGTGATTACCTAAGCCATGCTACCGTGCCCGTCTCAATTTAATGTTTTGACATTAATATTATCACACTACATAGTATGCCAGTAAGTTCATCGATTGTTCCTGTCACTGGACtaagaatatttttcaaaatatatccTCGTTACCTACATGGAAGTCTGTGTATGagtttcataattttcataattattttgtttttaaaatatagttatcaATTGTACAcaatagaatatatatgtaatattgaaatatataCAGAAACTTTCATGTTGCGGATGGAagctatgaaaaaaataatatttgccGAATCTTATAATAGCactaccttcgtttcatattttaagtcTTTCTAACTtggtctaaattcattcattgataaatatatatattttatatatgtgtttagattcactgacatctatataaatctagacaatgtaAGAAAAACTTAGGTcgcgaaacggagggagtacaaattaataattaaccatGGATgtatataacaatattttaggTATTTTGGAAACAGATATAGGTACAATgtcatattgtaaaatattttacaaactcACTAATATAGTATAGAACgtgataattttaaatttaaatcattaaacTGTTATAAACTCGGTTGCATAGAGTAGATTCACTCAACAATAAACGAATGATTTTTAAGCTAATATGTAAATGCAACTTTATTTATAGAAGGatggatgtatatatacattggAGTAGTACATAAGAAAAACACTAGACAAAGATAGAAATAGAAACCCATCCCGTGCAAAATCCAATCCGAACCTTTCCGCACTCGAATTTCAAAAAAGAGGCCATCTATGATTTACCTCCAAATGAAGAGAGGCATCAGTCCCGTCGGGCCCACCACGTGCCCCGGCCACTAATCCCTCGCTTACTTTTTACCCTAACCCTTCCGCCCATTCGTCCGTCCGGCCCAAAACCACCTCCGTCACGCACAGTAATCGCGACTCGGCCCGCGGGGTAGAAACTGGAAACACGCAAACGCTCCCGCGCTCGGCGCCCCAAAGCCTGGCTGTCTGGCTACGGTTACCACCATTGCCATTTCACATTTCACCCCCTCTCTTTTGGCTCCGTTTCTTTTTGAAAAGAGGAGCGtataaaaaaaggaagattGATATCAGATGGATGAGATTACGAAGTGGCGAGATAGAATTAAAAAGGGgtataaatagatttgaaAAGTACAAAGATGGAAAGCAGTAAGCAGCAAGggcggaaaagaaaaggaaaaaaaagagaggaaagatTTGGAGGTgaagggagggaaaaaaaaggaacaggGTGGAGTAAAATGGGAGAAAGGCAAAGGGGTTGAGGGGAAACTGGTGCATTCGTTGTGGGCACGGACTTTTGGCAGCCATTCAATGCTCCACCAAACGCTCAtcccttcttcctcccttTCCTTCCCCTGCTCCGCCCCTCtctcgcctcctctcctcctccgcgcctcaaacgccgccgccgccacagccaCCGCTACCCAGGGCTCCAATACCTTACGCCCGCCAGCCATGCCGTCCTACGCGCACCACCACAGCTCTCTGGTAAGGAAGGGAGCGACAGGAGACGATAGAAAACAcgatttccttttttttattctttggtGGGATTTTTCTGGCGGGATGACGAGGAGGAGAACAGGAGTTTCTTGAACTTGCGTTGTTGCTTGGTTTCTGGAATTTTGGGAAATTTATGGTTTTgttgtgtgtatgtgtgtgccTTTTGGACGGAGAAGGATGGGAAGATGGAGGCGCTGAAAAGTAGTTGCCGgtcggaggaggcggccgacgAGGGGGCGGCcgctgcgccggcggcgtgggggaTGGTGGAGAGGGACGGGTTCTCTGTCGAGGACCTGCTGGACCTTGAGGAGTTCTGCGAGGCGGagaaggacggcggcgaggagcacgAGCTggcgccggtcgtcgccgcgtccCAGGAGGACATGTCGAAGGACGAGTCCCAGCAGTCGTCCGTCGTATCGTTCGAGCTTGtgccgcccccaccgccgccggcggagatTGTTGACCTGCCGGTGAGGTTTCTTGAGGCTCTCTTGACCGTGTCCTTTCGGCGGAAAGACGGCGGCTTTCGTGATAAAATTTGTCTTATTGctctaattaatttcttgctGTGCTGTATTGTTGTGCAGGCGCATGACGTCGAAGAGCTAGAGTGGGTGTCGCGCATCATGGACGACTCCCTTTCCGAGttgcccccgccgcctccgcctcccgcgTCGGTCGTGGCGTCGTTAGCCGAGAGACAGCCGCAGCGGCGGCCTCAGGACGGAGCTTACCGCGCTCTGCCACCCGCGTCGTATCCGTTGCGGACTCCGACCATCTGCGCGCTGTCAACGGAGGCGCTTGTGCCGGTGAAGGCGAAGCGCAGCAAGCGCTCGCGGGCCTCGGCGTGGTCTCTCTCGGGGGCCTCGCCTTTCTCGGACTcgacgtcgtcctcgtccaccaccaccacctcctcgtgCTCGTCGTCGGCTTCGTTCTCGCCGCTCCTTAAGTTTCAGTGGTACCCGCTGAGCGGCACCTCGGACCTGCCGGAGGATTACAGCCATCACCTCCTGCCGCCGGGGAAGAAGTCCAAGCACGGTAAGAACGGCAAGAACAAGCCCAAGAAGCGTGGCCGCAAGCCGAAGCAGCTCCCTCCCCATCCCTCGAGCGCGGTGGGGGCCGCCCCAGCACCGGGCGACAGGCGCTGTAGCCACTGCGGCGTCCAGAAGACCCCGCAGTGGCGCGCGGGGCCGGAGGGCGCCAAGACGCTCTGCAACGCGTGCGGCGTTCGCTACAAgtccggccgcctcctccccgagTACCGCCCGGCGTGCAGCCCCACCTTCGTGAGCGCCATCCACTCCAACTCCCACCGCAAGGTGCTCGAGATGCGGCGCAAGAAAGAGGCCGGCATCCTCACCACCGCGGCCCCCGCCGTGGCGTCGTTCTAGCTAAAAGCTAAGCCACCCTGCGCGCGCCCGCGGTGGCTGTACATTTTTCCAGCCGTATTAGTCTTGTACCGTACCTGATTTTTCCCCCTTTCTCTTAGTATTATCTTAGTTCCGGttggattaattagagttaggtGCCTTTAGGTCATGTTAGGTCTAGGAATTCAGCTTTCCGGTGCTCCAGCTCAAAGCTTTTACTATAGTTTGTTAGAGCAAGCCGCAGTGGCGCTAGTGCTGAGTGCAGACAGGGACTTCATTTCCATTCTAGCTAGTGCTCCGGCTTGCGTTGGTCCATGAATGCTGGGTGATTATTTCCGAGCCAAGCAAGGAGAAACCAAGAACCAAGCGCCCTTTGCATGGCGAGAAGGGAAGGAAGACGAAACTGATCACCTTGTTTTATTCCCCAATGCCAGGAGAGAAGAGTGCAGAAGCAGTGTGAGCGACGGGTGGGTGTGTGTTGCGTGCACCCTTGGTTACATCGCGTGATGGTGTCAACTGTAACAGCATGATATGCTTGCTTAGTTAGGAGGATGAGGGTTGAGATAGCGAGGGATAGAAGCAATCGGCATCAGATAGATGGAGATGTTGCATGTTTTGCAGAAGTCTTTGCTACTATACTGCTGAATTAGTAGTACTCCTATCAGTGATGAGAGGTAGGAGTGTGGAACTGGGAGGTAGGGCCCTTTGCAAGTTAGTAATCCTGTCTAGTCTCACTCATGCAGCTGTGTGGCCCTTTCTGCCTGGTGGTCTTTGTACCTGGAACGGAGAACTGTTTGAAAAATGGAACATCTACTATACACCTCTCGGGGCTCTCTCCTTTGCTTGCCTTTGCTGCTATTGCTCAGGTACATCGTCTCGCGTGCGTGCTTTCAAGCTTGggtgcagcagcagtagcagagCTCGGTCAGAATCCGAGACAATGGCCTCTCGTGATCGATTGCTACTGATGCTACCATGACCCCGTCACAATCGCAGCGCATGAGGTTTGGACTTCTGACGGGGCCGTGGcgagatttttctttttctccattACTTTGCACCTTTGGTGTTTGCGGAAGTgcatggtggtggtgactCGCTCGTTTGGACCCCAGCCACGGAGGCTTTATAATTTCCGACCTAATCAGCGTGGTcagggcattcccaacccaatgactaggatggtgtctataatattaaataagtatgatgtgacaagtgaataaatgaggaaagagaatgaaatcaTGTCTTGCACGAGACAtggtttttctatataacatTTAAGATattatgtgagataagtagtattaaattaaagtatgaaatagtggttgaaagaaagaatagtgcctagtactagtttcttgatgatgatgtgaagtttatgaaaaaatatatattttttaggttGGGAATGCTCTCATGGTGAtggtggaggtggtgacggGTGGTGGGGGCACTGAGAAGGGATGTGGTGGCGACCGCGACGCGCCTTTTCTTCTACTGCCGCCTCGCGCGCTTCGCCTCTGCTGCCGGCTGCCCCCCTGCCTGCCCTGCCCGTCCTGCGCGCGCCGGCTCTCGTCACACGCGTGGCTCCCGCTTCCACTTGGGCTGGCCCGCCGCCCCCCACACTAAACCCGTGTCCTATCCTAAGCAACCACGCAATTTGTTTTCGCCTCCACCCCTGCTTGGATTCTTTGCTCGTTTCTGTTTCGGCGATCGTACGTGCTCGATCTCTTTTTTCTGCTCCGTTGTTGCTGATGTTCTGCTCCCAACTGACTGAGAGCTCCGTATCTTTGCTTCTTGAGCTGCCTACGCAACGTGTTAGGCCCGGGCGTGATAGGTGCTTTTCCTGAGTGAGGACGGGGATTTGCGGCTGCCTGAAACAATTCGACGTGTACACTCCCTGAAAACTCACCGGTTGATGACAGGAGGTTTCTGTAGCCGCGTGTGTTGGGTTCTGTTTAAACCGGAGTGCCCGGGGAATTTCGTTACGAGTGGTTCTGCTGGTTCTTCTGTTTGGGGGTTTGGGGCTTGGACGGATCGTCACAAGTCAGACTCGGGGCCGGTGCGGCGGATAAGGCAGAAGACGACGGATCGAATAATGCAGCTGCAACGCACCGAATCCATCCCGCTACGACCCTATTCTTTCCAAGCTTTTTCCTTCTTAGTGGTAAGTACTCCTGTATCTTAAACAAATTTCGCAGTCACGTGAGGCAGGGAGCCGGGCCCGTCGGCGCGTCCGGACGTATATAAACACCCCGCTCATCACGCTCCCTCCTTTACACAGCATTTGAACATCCCTTGTACTCACTGCAAGCATTTGTAACTCTGGCTACTCTGCCCAAGATCACTGAGTACCGAAGAGGAAATCTATTTCCAAATTATCTAAGTCTACCACGCGATTCCACGATTTATAATCAAACTTGCCTCACTGCCTCTACTTATTCTGTGCTGACCAGCCTATTAGTTTGGTGTCATTCTTTTAGCTAGACTATTTCATAACTTCTATGCGCATGCTCATAAACTATtattaaatggtgtatttttataaaatatttttttaaaaaaattatcatctaaattttaattttatattataatagttattttcatattttatactattaaatagctataaaaaatcaaataacctttcatcaataaaaagaacacaacattTACCAAAGTTTTCGattatttcttttgaaaacatgtttttggTTCGTGAGGTATGTGCTCGCCGCGATAGATCCGCGATATCCACCGAATGAACTAGAGCAAGCTTGACATCAACGGTGAGATTAATTCTActcatttgtttcatattacaagTTACCTTAGTTTTAATCTAAATTAAACATTTTCAAAGCATGcccaaatttatataaaatatagtaacatatc
This window harbors:
- the LOC102705525 gene encoding GATA transcription factor 5-like, with the protein product MLHQTLIPSSSLSFPCSAPLSPPLLLRASNAAAATATATQGSNTLRPPAMPSYAHHHSSLDGKMEALKSSCRSEEAADEGAAAAPAAWGMVERDGFSVEDLLDLEEFCEAEKDGGEEHELAPVVAASQEDMSKDESQQSSVVSFELVPPPPPPAEIVDLPAHDVEELEWVSRIMDDSLSELPPPPPPPASVVASLAERQPQRRPQDGAYRALPPASYPLRTPTICALSTEALVPVKAKRSKRSRASAWSLSGASPFSDSTSSSSTTTTSSCSSSASFSPLLKFQWYPLSGTSDLPEDYSHHLLPPGKKSKHGKNGKNKPKKRGRKPKQLPPHPSSAVGAAPAPGDRRCSHCGVQKTPQWRAGPEGAKTLCNACGVRYKSGRLLPEYRPACSPTFVSAIHSNSHRKVLEMRRKKEAGILTTAAPAVASF